The following proteins come from a genomic window of Phacochoerus africanus isolate WHEZ1 chromosome 9, ROS_Pafr_v1, whole genome shotgun sequence:
- the BTBD7 gene encoding BTB/POZ domain-containing protein 7 isoform X2: MGANASNYPHACSPRVGGSSQAQQTFIGTSSYSQQGYGCESKLYSLDHGHEKPQDKKKRTSGLATLKKKFIKRRKSNRSADHAKQMRELLSGWDVRDVNALVEEYEGTSALKELSLQASLARPEARTLQKDMADLYEYKYCTDVDLIFQETCFPVHRAILAARCPFFKTLLSSSPEYGAEIIMDINTAGIDMPMFSALLHYLYTGEFGMEDSRFQNVDILVQLSEEFGTPNSLDVDMRGLFEYMCYYDVVLSFSSDSELVEAFGGNQNCLDEELKAHKAIISARSPFFRNLLQRRIRTGEEITDRTLRTPTRIILDESIIPKKYAKVILHCMYTDIVDLSVLHCSPSVGSLSEVQALVAGKPNMTRAEEAMELYHIALFLEFNMLAQEKATVIKPACATELSNSCLLPQS; encoded by the exons GGACATCTTCCTATTCTCAGCAAGGCTATGGTTGTGAATCAAAATTATATAGCCTTGACCATGGCCATGAGAaaccacaagacaaaaaaaagagaacctcTGGCCTTGCCACCCTCAAAAAGAAGTTTATCAAGCGTCGAAAATCTAATAGGTCTGCAGATCATGCTAAACAGATGCGCGAACTCCTCTCTGGGTGGGATGTTAGAGATGTCAATGCGTTAGTGGAGGAATATGAGGGAACTTCAGCCTTAAAGGAGCTTTCTCTACAAGCCAGTTTGGCTAGACCAGAAGCCCGGACATTACAGAAAGATATGGCCGATCTTTATGAGTACAAGTATTGTACTGATGTAGACTTAATATTTCAAGAAACTTGTTTTCCGGTTCATCGTGCCATTTTGGCAGCAagatgtccattttttaaaacactactTTCTTCCTCACCTGAGTATGGGGCAGAGATCATAATGGACATCAACACAGCTGGTATAGATATGCCCATGTTTTCTGCGTTGTTACACTACCTTTATACGGGAGAGTTTGGAATGGAGGACTCAAGGTTTCAAAATGTTGATATCCTCGTTCAACTTAGTGAAGAATTTGGAACACCAAATTCCCTTGATGTAGATATGCGTGGACTCTTTGAATACATGTGTTATTATGATGTTGTCCTTAGTTTTTCTTCAGACTCTGAACTGGTTGAAGCTTTTGGTGGAAATCAGAACTGTTTAGATGAAGAGCTCAAAGCTCACAAGGCTATTATTTCAGCACGGTCCCCATTTTTTCGAAATTTATTACAAAGGAGGATACGGACTGGTGAAGAAATCACAGACCGAACTTTGAGGACTCCCACAAGAATTATATTAGATGAGTCCATTATACCAAAAAAATATGCGAAAGTTATATTACACTGTATGTATACTGACATCGTGGACCTCTCCGTTTTGCACTGTAGCCCCTCTGTGGGGAGTCTCAGTGAAGTTCAGGCTCTCGTTGCAGGGAAGCCAAACATGACCAGGGCAGAAGAAGCCATGGAACTTTACCACATAGCACTGTTCTTGGAATTTAACATGCTTGCACAAG AGAAGGCTACAGTCATCAAACCTGCTTGTGCAACAGAGCTTTCAAATAGCTGTTTACTGCCTCAGTCTTGA